From Penicillium digitatum chromosome 5, complete sequence, one genomic window encodes:
- a CDS encoding Shikimate kinase, with protein sequence MSMLVGPPKRKLHEVVTLDDGPRKYSSGTVASSTVQNTSRTHSRRSSEVREASGDSRPPSLRKLQSNRRSPVLFEHGHLQTLRTFNPKASIVLIGIRGTGKSSLAVILAATSGRRLIDADRYFQQSVGCSRAVFKKENDGSVYRQQEARVFESMLSDNKEGCVIACGAGSMERNGQRLLRKFAQTHPVIHVIRDPESIQSYLKAWDTQKVRHFLELSGPIYRGCSNLEFFNLSEARSEDLSKDSDNSSPPHRTEPRSHTPIPFLMLKRVQRDFLRFIAFITGDIAELNSQHASFPLSLLPVESRMYTSAVSVPFSRVCEKNVDIEQLEFTADAFELAVDVTDSSGQPGLSSSLADSISQAVATIRRNIIVPLIYHVESYTTCTGSLSPSQVPLRSTDETYLNLVRHGLRLSTGFLTVDLTRDDNIITQIISESGRTRIIGHFEAFHPLPGGWDGDEYMKVYERAKSLGCDIIRLCQPAETPEDNLAVQRFRHRIRGLPVPGLSLIAYNTGPLGRMSRCFNPILSPVTHPSLVTELPTHLRSCITARELQNALYSSFALDPMQFFVFGANTTYSMSPAMHNTAFKICGLPHKYSIHQSPTLRGLNDLVENPYFGGSSVSLPYKTECIPLLHSMSAHARAIGAVNTLIPIRNLDDMDDIRLQESSIFLQKSRAGPIKGLHGDNTDWIGICNCIRRGLSPANAIRSSSTGLVIGSGGMARAAIYSMIHLGVQNIFVYNRTLANAERLAHHYNRQDLHSKEAGGSGRPTVRIIASLFDPWPADFKQPTIVVSGIPAHSIGGELAPNFRIPAEWLESPTGGVVIDLAYKPLNTPLMKQTRALSHRGWVALDGLDVLPEQGFAQFELFTGRRAPRRVMRSIVLQEYKDDEGNNDHETIQDRLQQMDGQPT encoded by the exons ATGTCCATGTTGGTGGGCCCACCGAAACGAAAGCTTCACGAGGTCGTGACTTTGGACGATGGACCTCGAAAGTACAGCTCAGGCACCGTTGCCTCTTCTACTGTTCAGAATACATCCCGAACCCATTCTCGTCGATCGAGTGAAGTTAGAGAAGCATCCGGAGATTCGCGTCCACCCTCGTTGAGAAAATTACAATCAAACCGCAGATCCCCGGTTCTGTTTGAACATGGCCATCTTCAAACCCTGCGGACCTTCAACCCGAAGGCATCCATCGTATTGATTGGAATCCGTGGCACAGGAAAGTCAAGCCTGGCAGTCATCCTCGCAGCGACATCTGGACGACGATTGATCGACGCAGACCGCTACTTTCAACAAAGTGTAGGATGTTCCCGTGCTGTGTTCAAAAAGGAAAATGATGGATCCGTATATCGGCAACAAGAGGCTCGGGTCTTTGAGTCGATGTTATCAGATAACAAAGAGGGATGTGTTATAGCGTGTGGGGCCGGGTCGATGGAACGCAATGGCCAAAGACTCCTTAGGAAATTTGCGCAGACACATCCTGTTATCCACGTTATTCGAGATCCAGAGAGCATTCAGTCGTATCTCAAAGCGTGGGATACGCAAAAGGTGCGACATTTCCTAGAACTGTCAGGCCCGATATATCGAGGATGCTCCAATCTCGAGTTTTTCAACCTATCAGAGGCTAGAAGTGAGGATCTGTCCAAGGATAGCGACAACTCATCACCGCCACACCGAACAGAACCTAGATCACACACTCCAATTCCGTTCTTAATGTTGAAACGAGTCCAGCGAGACTTTCTTCGATTCATTGCCTTTATCACTGGTGATATTGCAGAACTTAACAGCCAGCACGCATCTTTCCCACTGTCGCTGTTGCCTGTGGAATCTCGTATGTACACATCCGCAGTGTCAGTACCATTTTCTAGGGTATGTGAGAAGAATGTGGATATTGAGCAGCTGGAATTCACCGCCGATGCCTTCGAACTGGCAGTCGACGTAACCGACTCATCTGGTCAGCCGGGCCTCAGCTCAAGCCTTGCGGACAGTATCAGCCAAGCAGTAGCAACCATTCGTCGCAACATTATAGTGCCGTTGATATATCATGTGGAAAGCTATACCACTTGCACGGGATCTCTGTCTCCCAGTCAAGTTCCCTTGAGATCAACCGATGAAACCTACTTAAACCTCGTTCGACATGGCCTACGACTCTCTACCGGATTTCTCACAGTAGATCTCACTCGTGATGACAACATTATTACCCAGATCATCTCTGAAAGCGGGCGAACCAGGATCATTGGCCACTTTGAAGCCTTCCATCCTTTGCCGGGGGGCTGGGATGGTGATGAGTATATGAAAGTTTATGAGCGGGCCAAAAGCCTTGGATGCGATATAATTCGACTGTGCCAACCAGCTGAGACACCTGAAGACAACCTCGCGGTGCAGAGATTTCGCCATCGCATCCGGGGCCTCCCTGTTCCTGGTCTTTCTCTAATCGCCTATAATACCGGCCCTCTTGGTCGCATGTCTCGATGTTTTAACCCTATCCTTTCCCCAGTCACACACCCGTCGTTAGTAACGGAACTTCCAACTCACCTACGATCATGTATTACAGCTCGCGAATTGCAGAACGCACTTTATAGCTCATTTGCCTTGGACCCGATGCAATTCTTTGTCTTTGGGGCCAACACAACATATAGTATGTCGCCCGCGATGCACAACACTGCTTTCAAGATTTGTGGTTTGCCGCACAAATATTCCATTCACCAATCACCTACTCTGCGAGGGTTAAATGACCTTGTGGAAAATCCATACTTCGGTGGATCAAGTGTCAGTCTTCCGTACAAAACAGAGTGTATCCCTTTGCTGCACTCAATGTCTGCGCATGCCCGAGCCATCGGTGCCGTCAATACCCTCATCCCAATTCGCAATCTTGATGACATGGATGACATTCGCCTTCAAGAATCTTCAATATTTCTCCAGAAGAGCCGTGCCGGCCCTATCAAGGGCCTCCACGGTGATAATACTGATTGGATCGGAATTTGCAATTGCATTCGCCGCGGTTTGTCTCCGGCAAATGCGATTCGCTCTTCATCTACGGGCCTTGTCATTGGATCTGGTGGGATGGCCCGCGCTGCAATCTACTCCATGATTCATCTTGGCGTGCAAAATATTTTTGTCTACAACCGTACACTCGCCAATGCGGAGAGACTGGCCCATCACTACAACCGACAAGATCTCCACTCAAAGGAGGCCGGCGGGTCCGGCCGTCCCACGGTTCGCATTATTGCTTCCCTATTCGACCCTTGGCCTGCAGACTTCAAACAGCCGACGATTGTTGTCTCGGGAATTCCGGCCCATAGCATTGGCGGCGAGCTAGCGCCCAACTTCCGTATTCCAGCAGAATGGCTAGAAAGCCCTACAGGGGGTGTTGTTATTGAT TTGGCATACAAGCCCCTCAATACCCCTCTCATGAAACAAACACGAGCTCTATCCCATCGTGGTTGGGTAGCCCTGGATGGCCTTGATGTTCTGCCAGAGCAAGGGTTTGCTCAGTTTGAACTGTTCACTGGCCGCCGCGCTCCCCGGCGCGTCATGCGGAGCATTGTGCTTCAAGAGTATAAAGACGATGAAGGAAATAATGATCATGAAACCATACAAGACAGGTTACAGCAAATGGACGGACAGCCGACTTGA
- a CDS encoding Glucose-fructose oxidoreductase, bacterial — MHHFFGPVMRVTAKRTLPWRPSSPHDANEGVTLMLRFASGVVGTFLVCDATPSPHNLEDDTVENPLIPQSVTGGNSGFYRIFGSDASLSVPDLTRWSYDAGPERSWSSPLTAE; from the coding sequence ATGCACCACTTCTTCGGTCCTGTTATGCGAGTGACAGCAAAGCGCACGTTACCATGGCGCCCAAGCTCACCTCACGATGCCAACGAAGGCGTCACCTTGATGCTACGCTTTGCATCGGGTGTTGTGGGTACGTTTCTGGTCTGTGATGCGACGCCGTCACCGCATAACCTTGAGGATGACACGGTCGAGAACCCGCTTATTCCGCAGTCGGTGACTGGCGGTAACTCGGGATTTTATCGCATCTTTGGCTCAGATGCTTCCCTTAGTGTACCGGACTTGACTCGCTGGAGTTATGATGCTGGCCCTGAGAGGAGCTGGAGTTCACCATTAACTGCTGAGTAG
- a CDS encoding Inositol monophosphatase QutG, putative, whose protein sequence is MAIGPFSQDELDEMYAFAVDLGRKAGKLLMERVDQRISGASGSSNTFEEKENAVDIVTQTDEDVEVFIRSALETRYPSHKFLGEEAYAKGQSRDYLIDEQPTWCIDPLDGTVNYTHIFPMFCVSIGFIVQHKPIIGVIYAPFTDQLWSSCSGRGAWLNETRRLPLIHNPTPPMPANAPSQCVFSCEWGKDRRDIPDGNMQRKIESFVNMAAEVGSRNGKGGMVHGVRSLGSATLDLAYVAMGSFDIWWEGGCWEWDIAAGAAILLEAGGLMTTANPPDDVDTAPIEDVRLGSRLYLAIRPAGPSTTETGRETQERTVREVWRRVRTLDYSRPGA, encoded by the exons ATGGCTATCGGGCCCTTCTCCCAAGATGAGCTGGATGAGATGTACGCCTTTGCAGTAGACCTGGGTCGCAAGGCGGGCAAGCTGCTTATGGAGCGTGTCGACCAGCGTATCTCAGGTGCCAGTGGCTCCTCGAATACCTTTGAGGAGAAGGAAAATGCAGTAGACATTGTGACGCAGACGGACGAGG ACGTTGAAGTATTTATTCGAAGCGCTCTTGAGACCAGATACCCCTCTCACAA ATTCCTCGGCGAGGAGGCATATGCCAAAGGCCAGTCGCGCGACTACCTCATTGACGAGCAACCAACATGGTGCATCGACCCGTTAGATG GAACCGTTAATTACACGCATATTTTCCCCATGTTCTGTGTTTCAATCGGCTTCATCGTTCAACACAAGCCTATAATTGGTGTAATATACGCCCCATTCACAGATCAGCTCTGGTCCTCCTGCAGCGGGCGCGGGGCCTGGCTAAACGAGACTCGCCGCCTTCCGCTCATCCACAACCCAACCCCGCCAATGCCCGCCAATGCcccttcgcagtgtgtgTTTTCTTGCGAATGGGGTAAAGACCGTCGTGATATTCCAGACGGAAACATGCAGCGCAAAATTGAGAGTTTTGTAAACATGGCCGCAGAGGTGGGAAGTCGGAATGGCAAAGGTGGTATGGTGCATGGTGTGCGCAGTTTGGGCAGTGCAACGCTCGATCTGGCGTATGTTGCCATGGGATCCTTTGATATTTGGTGGGAGGGAGGTTGTTGGGAGTG GGACATTGCTGCGGGTGCCGCTATTCTTTTGGAGGCTGGCGGACTTATGACTACTGCTAACCCCCCAGATGATGTGGATACGGCGCCAATCGAGGATGTCCGACTCGGTAGCAGATTGTATTTGGCGATTAG ACCCGCCGGCCCATCTACCACCGAAACAGGCCGAGAAACGCAAGAGCGGACAGTACGCGAAGTCTGGCGCCGAGTCCGTACCCTGGACTACTCACGCCCTGGAGCTTGA
- a CDS encoding Major facilitator superfamily domain, general substrate transporter, translating to MSILKLVEDRPTPSVVYNWRIYLLAAVASCTSCMIGYDSAFIGTTLSLDSFKSEFHFGEMSDPTKNLISANIVSCYQAGAFFGAFFAYPIGHFWGRRIGLLAAGLVFTIGAGIMLGANGDRGLGLLYGGRVLAGIGVGAGSNITPIYISELSPPAIRGRLVGVYELGWQIGGLVGFWINFGIDETMEPSHKQWLIPFAVQLIPSGLLLIGGYFIRESPRWLFGRGRREEAIKNLCWIRQLPEDDIYMIEEIGAIDQALEEQRRSIGIGFWNPFKAAGTNKKVMWRLFLGSALFFWQNGSGINAINYYSPTVFKSIGVRGTNTSLFTTGIFGVVKTVVTFIWLLWLIDHVGRRNLLLIGAAGGSVCLWIVGAYIKIAQPEKNTSGSLSGGGIAAMFFFYLWTVFYTPTWNGTPWVLNSEMFDPNMRSLAQACAAASNWLWNFLISRFTPQMFTAMGYGVYFFFASLMICSIFFVYFLIPETKGVPLESMDQLFDIKPVWRAHQQMVAQLREDEERFRHDVEAAGIDLGKVRSEQVEDTAAQPKYT from the exons ATGTCTATCCTGAAGCTGGTAGAGGACCGGCCGACGCCGAGCGTGGTCTACAACTGGAGAATCTATCTCCTGGCAGCAGTAGCTTCATGCACATCCTGCATGATTGGCTATGACAGCGCTTTTATTGGCACTACGCTATCACTTGACTCCTTCAAGAGCGAGTTCCACTTCGGCGAGATGTCTGATCCTACCAAGAACCTGATTAGTGCCAACATCGTCTCCTGCTACCAAGCTGGTGCCTTCTTCGGCGCCTTCTTCGCGTATCCAATCGGTCACTTCTGGGGTCGTAGGATTGGTCTCTTGGCTGCTGGCTTGGTTTTTACTATCGGTGCTGGTATCATGCTTGGTGCTAATGGCGACCGAGGACTTGGCCTCCTGTACGGTGGCCGAGTTCTGGCTGGTATCGGTGTCGGAGCAGGCTCTAACATCACCCCAATCTACATCTCCGAATTGTCTCCTCCGGCTATTCGTGGTAGATTGGTCGGTGTGTATGAGCTGGGTTGGCAAATTGGTGGGCTTGTTGGATTTTGGATCAAC TTCGGCATTGACGAGACCATGGAGCCTAGCCACAAGCAATGGCTCATTCCTTTCGCTGTTCAGTTGATTCCTTCTGGCCTCTTGCTCATTGGTGGCTACTTCATTCGGGAGTCACCTCGTTGGCTCTTTGGGCGTGGTCGCCGCGAGGAAGCAATCAAAAATCTTTGTTGGATCCGTCAATTGCCCGAGGACGATATCTACATGATTGAGGAAATTGGTGCCATTGACCAAGCCCTGGAGGAACAGCGCCGTAGTATTGGCATTGGTTTCTGGAACCCCTTCAAGGCGGCTGGGACCAACAAGAAGGTCATGTGGCGTCTGTTTCTCGGAAGCGCGCTGTTCTTCTGGCAGAACGGATCTGGTatcaatgccatcaattATTACAGTCCGACTGTCTTCAAATCG ATCGGTGTCAGGGGTACCAATACGAGTCTGTTCACTACTGGAATCTTCGGTGTAGTGAAGACCGTGGTGACTTTCATTTGGCTGCTCTGGCTAATTGATCACGTTGGTCGCCGTAACCTGTTGTTAATTGGCGCAGCAGGTGGTTCCGTATGTTTGTGGATTGTTGGCGCATACATCAAGATTGCCCAACCCGAAAAGAACACAAGTGGCTCCTTGAGCGGCGGTGGTATCGCAGCCATGTTCTTCTTCTACCTGTGGACAGTCTTCTATACCCCAACTTGGAACGGTACCCCATGGGTCCTCAACTCG GAAATGTTCGATCCCAACATGCGTTCCCTTGCACAGGCCTGCGCGGCCGCCTCCAACTGGCTCTGGAACTTCCTCATCTCGCGCTTCACTCCGCAGATGTTCACAGCCATGGGATACGGTGTATACTTTTTCTTCGCATCATTGATGATATGTTCTATCTTCTTCGTGTACTTCCTTATCCCGGAAACCAAAGGTGTTCCTCTTGAGAGCATGGACCAGCTATTCGACATCAAGCCCGTGTGGCGTGCGCATCAGCAGATGGTCGCCCAGCTGCGTGAGGATGAAGAACGGTTCCGCCATGATGTCGAGGCTGCTGGCATTGACTTAGGCAAGGTGCGCTCTGAGCAAGTCGAGGACACTGCGGCTCAGCCAAAGTATACTTGA
- a CDS encoding FK506-binding protein 1B, whose translation MGVERKIITRGNGSDTPASGDKVSIHYTGWIYDAKKANKGFQGKQFDSSRTPGRGVFNVQIGVGQVIKGWDEGVMQMTLGEKAILTISPDYGYGDKAAGKIPAGSTLIFEVELLKINNKSA comes from the exons ATGGGTGTCGAGAGAAAGATAATTACTCGTGGCAACGGCTCTGACACGCCTGCTTCGGGTGACAAGGTCTCTATCCACTATACGGGATGGATCTACGATGCTAAGAAGGCCAACAAGGGCTTCCAGGGCAAGCA ATTTGATAGCTCCAGAACCCCCGGACGTGGGGTATTCAATGTTCAGATTGGTGTTGGACAGGTTATCAAGG GTTGGGATGAAGGTGTCATGCAGATGACCCTGGGAGAGAAGGCAATCTTGACCATTTCACC GGACTATGGCTACGGTGACAA GGCGGCTGGCAAGATTCCTGCAGGCTCTACTCTGATCTT TGAGGTCGAGCTCCTTAAGATCAACAACAAGAGCGCCTAA
- a CDS encoding Quinate 5-dehydrogenase QutB, putative yields the protein MSVTEIDQTPPEEPIAIPSNRDGVAYLYGHPLLNSLSPPLHQTVYNALGLNWTQIPLSSVSGTSETYPPPYTRSPPIEKYLESIKSNSKFVGSSVTMPHKVAIMPYLDDLTEHARQAGACNTIFMRDDPTTGERQYVGTNTDCDGIREALTQNAPDPSRFRGRPALIIGGGGTARTAIYVMRRWLGSSRIYIVNRDAAEVAAILEEDRRRNPDPNAQAPLIPVTDPVEAARLESPAAIVSGIPNYPPKSPEELRARAIIQAFLGTATDADKQEGVILEMCYHPTPWTEIAHLASAGGWKVILGSEALIWQGLEQARLWTGKDVIGTPGLVQEVKDLVAKTIAERGSAKSTL from the coding sequence ATGTCCGTCACAGAAATTGACCAAACGCCACCAGAAGAGCCCATCGCCATCCCCTCCAACCGCGATGGCGTCGCCTATCTGTACGGCCACCCCCTTCTGAACTCGCTCTCTCCACCTCTACACCAGACAGTCTACAATGCACTCGGTCTCAACTGGACCCAAATTCCCCTATCCAGCGTGTCCGGCACATCAGAAACATATCCTCCCCCCTACACACGGTCGCCGCCGATTGAGAAATATCTGGAATCGATCAAGTCCAACTCCAAGTTCGTCGGCTCTTCCGTGACAATGCCTCACAAGGTTGCAATCATGCCATACCTAGATGATCTCACCGAGCACGCCCGCCAAGCCGGCGCCTGCAACACCATCTTTATGCGCGACGACCCAACAACTGGTGAGCGCCAATATGTCGGCACCAATACCGACTGCGACGGTATCCGGGAAGCCCTCACACAAAACGCCCCTGATCCATCACGCTTCCGCGGCCGGCCGGCGCTCATCATTGGTGGTGGCGGCACTGCCCGCACTGCCATCTATGTTATGCGCCGCTGGCTGGGTTCCAGCCGCATCTACATCGTCAACCGCGACGCCGCCGAGGTTGCCGCTATTCTCGAGGAAGACCGTCGCCGTAACCCCGATCCCAACGCTCAGGCTCCTCTTATCCCCGTCACCGACCCTGTCGAGGCTGCCCGTCTCGAGTCCCCCGCAGCCATCGTCTCCGGTATCCCAAACTACCCCCCGAAGTCTCCCGAGGAGCTGCGCGCTCGCGCTATCATTCAGGCTTTCTTGGGCACGGCTACCGATGCAGATAAGCAGGAGGGTGTCATCTTGGAGATGTGCTACCACCCCACACCCTGGACTGAGATCGCTCACCTGGCTTCTGCCGGTGGATGGAAGGTCATCCTCGGCTCTGAGGCTCTGATCTGGCAGGGTCTCGAGCAGGCTCGTCTTTGGACTGGAAAGGATGTCATTGGTACACCAGGCCTTGTGCAGGAGGTTAAGGACCTTGTTGCTAAGACCATTGCGGAACGGGGATCTGCGAAATCTACCCTgtga
- a CDS encoding 3-dehydroshikimate dehydratase, putative, which yields MAFNRPGIASMSLGRPWVHDLPGKLMQAADHGFQGIELFFDDLDCYAQRVFGGDHHEAARSIRRMCKRLGLTIICLQPFSMYEGLIDRAESDRLVNEKLPKWFTLARALGTDMIQVPSNFLGPDPKTGAARTTGDRTVIVRDLQRLADLGAGAGFRFVYEALCWGDHIDTWEASWEVVRDVNRRNFGLCLDSFNIAGRVYADPAAPSGCTPNAAADLAASLQRLRTANIDPAKIFYVQLVDGERLTAPLDEKHPFHVSGQPVRMNWSRNARLFPFEESRGGYLPIVDVARVFFEDLGYRGWVSLELFSRTLGETDPFVPADHARRGIDSYHKMARLLRWDEPAENVSVPIPAPESPVQHRL from the coding sequence ATGGCTTTCAACCGCCCCGGCATCGCTTCGATGTCCCTAGGTCGGCCCTGGGTGCACGACCTACCCGGCAAGCTGATGCAAGCCGCAGACCACGGCTTCCAAGGCATCGAACTCTTCTTCGACGATCTGGATTGTTACGCGCAGCGTGTATTTGGTGGCGATCACCATGAAGCCGCGCGGTCAATACGGCGGATGTGCAAGCGCCTGGGCCTGACCATTATCTGCCTGCAGCCATTTTCCATGTACGAGGGCCTCATCGACCGCGCCGAGTCAGACCGGCTTGTTAATGAGAAGCTCCCTAAGTGGTTCACCCTAGCGCGGGCGCTGGGCACAGATATGATCCAGGTTCCCTCAAACTTCCTAGGTCCAGACCCCAAGACCGGTGCCGCCCGCACTACTGGCGACCGCACTGTCATTGTTCGTGATCTCCAGCGCCTGGCCGACTTGGGCGCCGGTGCTGGCTTCCGGTTTGTTTATGAAGCTCTCTGCTGGGGCGATCATATTGATACCTGGGAGGCCTCGTGGGAGGTGGTCCGTGATGTGAACCGTCGCAACTTTGGTCTCTGTCTTGACTCCTTCAACATTGCTGGTCGTGTATATGCCGATCCTGCAGCTCCTTCAGGTTGCACACCTAATGCGGCTGCGGACTTGGCTGCTTCGTTACAGCGTCTGCGCACTGCCAACATCGATCCTGCCAAGATCTTCTATGTCCAGCTTGTTGACGGTGAGCGTCTTACTGCACCGTTGGATGAAAAGCATCCTTTCCATGTTTCTGGACAGCCTGTCCGCATGAACTGGTCCCGCAATGCCCGTCTATTTCCCTTTGAGGAATCGCGTGGTGGCTATCTGCCAATTGTGGATGTTGCTCGTGTCTTCTTCGAAGATCTCGGCTACCGCGGCTGGGTTTCTCTTGAACTCTTCAGCCGAACTCTCGGTGAGACCGATCCATTTGTTCCCGCTGACCACGCTCGCCGCGGTATCGACTCTTATCACAAGATGGCTCGTCTCTTGCGCTGGGATGAGCCTGCTGAAAATGTCTCGGTACCGATCCCGGCGCCCGAGTCACCTGTTCAACACCGTCTCTAG